From a single Paenibacillus sp. FSL W8-0426 genomic region:
- a CDS encoding glycoside hydrolase family 25 protein, which translates to MQTRSSGNAQGIDVSRYQGSIDWAKVKASGMTFVFIKATEGQTYTDPNFQTNVKGALAAGMLVGTYHFFRATSTDGAKAEAAHYANTLQKVGGAQTLQLPPVMDYENNPGNLSKARINAVAKAFLTELERLTGRKPIIYTGNSFAGNFDVSLGAYDLWIARYSTSRVPDGQPAWKRWTFWQYTDSGKVDGISGNVDMNEFEGSAAELRARYAPATVPIPTPTPSNPNPPSNASEPPKGDEPMTAEEKAAFDALKAQVDRLQARQQMEVPSWAKAAVDAALAYDTKNPLFSIENGASYDFYRFITVMHRRGLFKK; encoded by the coding sequence ATGCAGACGAGAAGCTCGGGCAACGCGCAGGGCATTGACGTATCCCGGTACCAAGGCAGCATCGACTGGGCCAAAGTGAAGGCAAGCGGCATGACGTTTGTGTTCATCAAGGCGACCGAGGGGCAGACGTACACCGATCCGAACTTCCAAACCAACGTGAAAGGCGCGCTGGCGGCGGGCATGCTGGTCGGAACGTATCACTTTTTCCGGGCCACATCGACTGACGGAGCCAAAGCCGAAGCTGCGCATTATGCCAATACATTGCAAAAAGTGGGCGGAGCCCAGACGCTGCAGCTGCCGCCCGTCATGGACTATGAGAACAACCCCGGCAATCTGAGCAAAGCCCGGATCAACGCGGTGGCCAAAGCCTTTCTGACCGAATTGGAGCGACTCACCGGGCGCAAACCGATCATTTATACAGGCAATTCCTTTGCCGGCAATTTCGATGTCTCGCTCGGAGCGTACGATCTATGGATCGCGCGTTACAGCACGTCCCGTGTGCCGGACGGCCAACCGGCGTGGAAGCGCTGGACATTCTGGCAGTACACGGACTCGGGTAAAGTAGACGGCATTAGCGGCAACGTGGACATGAACGAGTTCGAGGGATCGGCCGCAGAGCTGCGGGCGAGATATGCTCCGGCAACCGTGCCGATACCAACCCCGACACCGTCCAATCCGAATCCGCCATCCAATGCAAGCGAACCGCCGAAAGGAGATGAACCGATGACAGCCGAGGAAAAAGCAGCGTTTGATGCGCTCAAAGCACAGGTAGACCGCCTCCAGGCACGTCAGCAGATGGAGGTTCCGTCATGGGCGAAAGCGGCCGTGGATGCTGCACTGGCGTATGACACGAAGAACCCGCTGTTCAGCATCGAAAATGGGGCGAGCTATGATTTTTATCGTTTCATTACGGTGATGCACCGTCGGGGTTTGTTCAAAAAATAA
- a CDS encoding aryl-sulfate sulfotransferase — MGHSTIYPTGATVYQPEKAWSGYTIFQAGDEGVVLIDMNGREVRLWKGLIGFPAKLFPGGYVLGSTGRRDPKFGIQDNLDLVQVDWDGNIVWKYDGYEHIEDPGYEPLWYARQHHDYQREGNPVGYYAPGLVPKVGSGTTLILSHKNVNNPKISDKPLLDDTILEVDWQGNIIWEWAANEHFEELGFDEAARNVLFRDPNTRSFGNLGGGVGDWLHINSASYVGPNRFYDAGDERFHPDNIIWDAREANIIAITDKRTGKIVWQLGPDYSLPEVKHIGWIIGQHHAHIIPRGLPGEGNLLVFDNGGWAGYGLPNPASPYGLKSAVRDHSRVLEIDPVTLEIVWQYTPAEAGFSVPTDSYKFYSPYISSAQRLANGNTLITEGSNGRLFEVTREHELVWEYISPYWNTRNTNMVYRSYRVPYNWVPQLDKPEEAAIEPIRVEDYRVPGAAPRGAESVVNVAATLPFVEEAACVATSGDVKSDEDGQANE, encoded by the coding sequence ATGGGACATTCAACGATTTATCCGACAGGAGCAACGGTGTATCAGCCGGAGAAGGCTTGGAGCGGTTATACGATTTTTCAAGCCGGGGACGAGGGCGTTGTTTTGATCGACATGAACGGCAGGGAAGTGCGTCTGTGGAAAGGCTTGATCGGTTTCCCGGCCAAATTGTTCCCGGGCGGTTACGTGCTCGGCAGCACCGGGCGCCGAGATCCGAAGTTCGGCATTCAGGATAACCTTGACCTGGTGCAGGTGGATTGGGACGGCAACATCGTTTGGAAATACGATGGCTACGAACATATCGAGGACCCTGGATACGAGCCGCTCTGGTATGCAAGACAGCATCATGACTACCAACGGGAAGGCAATCCGGTCGGGTACTATGCTCCGGGATTGGTACCGAAGGTGGGCAGCGGCACCACGCTGATCTTGTCCCACAAAAACGTGAACAATCCGAAAATTTCCGATAAACCGCTGCTCGATGACACGATCCTCGAAGTGGATTGGCAGGGAAATATCATCTGGGAATGGGCTGCGAACGAGCATTTCGAAGAGCTGGGCTTCGATGAAGCTGCTCGCAACGTATTGTTCCGTGATCCGAATACCCGTTCGTTCGGCAATCTGGGAGGGGGCGTAGGCGACTGGCTGCACATCAACTCCGCATCTTATGTCGGCCCGAACCGCTTCTATGATGCCGGGGACGAACGTTTCCATCCGGACAATATCATTTGGGATGCGCGCGAAGCGAACATTATCGCGATCACCGACAAACGAACAGGAAAGATCGTCTGGCAGCTTGGGCCGGACTACTCCCTTCCCGAAGTGAAGCATATCGGGTGGATCATCGGCCAGCATCATGCCCATATCATCCCAAGAGGCCTGCCGGGCGAAGGCAACCTGCTTGTGTTCGACAACGGCGGCTGGGCCGGATATGGCCTGCCGAATCCCGCTTCCCCATATGGACTGAAGTCGGCGGTACGCGATCATTCCCGGGTGCTGGAGATCGATCCGGTCACGCTGGAGATCGTGTGGCAGTATACCCCGGCGGAAGCGGGATTTTCGGTGCCGACCGATTCCTATAAATTTTATAGCCCGTATATCAGCTCGGCCCAACGGCTCGCCAATGGCAATACGCTCATTACCGAAGGTTCGAACGGACGACTGTTTGAGGTGACGCGCGAGCACGAGCTGGTGTGGGAATACATTTCGCCGTATTGGAACACGCGCAACACCAACATGGTGTATCGTTCTTACCGGGTTCCCTATAACTGGGTGCCACAGCTGGACAAACCGGAGGAAGCGGCGATCGAACCGATCCGCGTAGAGGATTATCGCGTCCCTGGAGCCGCGCCCAGAGGAGCGGAATCGGTCGTGAACGTTGCGGCTACGCTGCCATTTGTCGAGGAAGCCGCCTGCGTAGCTACTTCGGGCGACGTCAAATCCGATGAAGACGGGCAGGCAAACGAATAG
- the htpG gene encoding molecular chaperone HtpG, with protein MTKKQFQAESKRLLDMMINSIYTQREIFLRELISNASDAIDKIYYKALTDDQLVFNKEDYYIKLTIDKDNRTLTITDTGIGMTEEELENNLGVIAKSGSLAFKKENEAKDGHNIIGQFGVGFYSAFMVADKLTVTSKALGSDQAWRWESEGADGYTISPAEKDSVGTEIVLTIKANTEEDSYDEFLEEYRLRSIIKKYSDFIRYPIKMDITSSRPKEGAENEFEEYTEEQTINSMVPIWRKNKSELTEEDYNNFYMEKRYGFDKPLKHVHISADGAVVYNAILFIPEHTPFDYYTKEYEKGLELYSNGVLIMDKCGDLLPDYFGFVKGMVDSEDLSLNISREMLQHDRQLSLIAKNIKNKIKSQLLSMLKDEREKYEKFYEAFGRQLKYGVYSDYGTHKDVLQDLLMFTSSKEKKLVSLDEYVSRMPEDQKYIYYATGESVERIEKLPQIEGVLDKGYEVLYFTDDIDEFAIKMIMSYKEKEFKSVSSGDLGIEDAAGENEKDASENDNKELFEAMQAQLAGKVKSVKASKRLKSHPVCLSAEGDLSIEMEKVLKAMPNSQDVQADKVLEINVNHDVFKSLKEAFAQDQDKLKLYTSLLYNQALLIEGLPIQDPVEFTNDICKVMV; from the coding sequence ATGACCAAGAAACAGTTTCAGGCGGAATCCAAACGTTTGCTGGATATGATGATCAACTCCATTTACACTCAGCGCGAAATTTTCCTGAGAGAATTGATCTCCAACGCCAGTGACGCGATTGACAAAATATATTACAAAGCCCTCACTGACGATCAACTCGTCTTCAACAAAGAGGACTATTACATTAAGCTTACCATCGACAAGGACAACCGCACGCTGACCATTACGGATACAGGCATCGGGATGACCGAGGAAGAGCTGGAAAACAACCTCGGCGTCATCGCGAAGAGCGGCTCCCTGGCGTTCAAAAAAGAGAACGAAGCGAAAGACGGCCACAACATCATCGGCCAATTCGGCGTAGGTTTCTATTCTGCGTTCATGGTGGCGGATAAGCTCACCGTCACGAGTAAAGCGCTGGGCAGCGACCAGGCGTGGAGATGGGAATCCGAAGGCGCGGACGGATACACGATCTCGCCGGCCGAGAAAGATTCCGTCGGCACGGAAATCGTGCTGACCATCAAAGCGAACACCGAAGAAGACTCCTACGACGAGTTTCTGGAAGAGTATCGCCTGAGATCGATCATCAAGAAGTACTCCGACTTCATCCGTTATCCGATCAAAATGGACATTACCAGTTCCCGTCCGAAGGAAGGCGCGGAGAACGAGTTCGAGGAGTATACTGAAGAACAGACGATCAACAGCATGGTGCCGATCTGGCGCAAAAACAAAAGCGAGTTGACTGAAGAAGACTACAACAACTTTTACATGGAGAAGCGTTACGGCTTCGACAAACCGCTGAAACACGTGCATATCAGCGCAGACGGCGCGGTGGTGTACAACGCGATTCTGTTCATTCCCGAGCATACGCCGTTTGACTACTACACCAAGGAATACGAAAAAGGGCTGGAGCTTTACTCCAACGGCGTGCTGATCATGGACAAATGCGGCGACTTGCTGCCGGACTACTTCGGCTTTGTGAAAGGTATGGTCGATTCCGAGGACCTGTCCCTGAACATCTCCCGCGAAATGCTGCAGCATGACCGCCAGCTCAGCCTGATTGCGAAAAACATCAAAAACAAAATCAAGAGCCAGCTGCTCAGCATGCTCAAGGACGAACGCGAGAAATACGAGAAGTTCTACGAGGCATTCGGCCGCCAGTTGAAGTACGGCGTATACAGCGACTACGGCACGCACAAGGACGTGCTGCAGGATTTGCTAATGTTCACGTCTTCCAAAGAAAAGAAATTGGTGAGCCTGGACGAGTACGTCTCCAGAATGCCGGAAGACCAGAAGTACATCTACTACGCAACTGGCGAATCGGTGGAACGCATCGAGAAGCTGCCGCAGATCGAAGGCGTGCTGGATAAAGGATACGAAGTCCTGTACTTCACCGACGACATCGACGAGTTCGCGATCAAGATGATCATGAGCTACAAGGAAAAAGAATTCAAATCCGTGTCCAGCGGCGACCTGGGCATCGAAGACGCGGCGGGCGAGAACGAGAAGGACGCTTCCGAGAACGACAACAAAGAGCTCTTCGAAGCGATGCAGGCCCAACTGGCAGGCAAGGTCAAATCCGTTAAAGCCTCCAAACGGCTGAAAAGCCATCCGGTATGCTTGTCCGCCGAAGGCGACCTGTCCATCGAGATGGAGAAAGTGCTGAAAGCCATGCCGAACAGCCAGGACGTGCAGGCCGATAAAGTGCTTGAAATCAACGTGAACCATGACGTGTTCAAATCGTTGAAGGAAGCCTTCGCGCAGGATCAGGACAAATTGAAGCTGTACACCAGCTTGCTTTACAATCAAGCTTTGCTGATCGAAGGTTTGCCGATCCAGGATCCGGTAGAGTTTACCAACGATATTTGCAAAGTGATGGTATAA
- a CDS encoding ABC transporter ATP-binding protein yields the protein MSTSATVSAIEIEQLRKSYNDVAAGDVHYIIKDVNLVIRGGEFFVLLGPSGCGKSTLLNMIAGFVSKSGGQLKVNAREVVKPGKDRAMVFQQADSSLFPWLTVRENVEFGLRMAHVPKGDRRAISDRFIAMVGLSGHESKFPRELSGGMKQRVQLARVLANDPAILLMDEPFGALDAMTRRTMQKELVNIWRETNKTVIFVTHDIQEALLLGDRIGIMSVGPSSNITDIYDVNLPYPRNIASEEFGALYERIGSHFGE from the coding sequence ATGTCAACATCGGCGACGGTATCGGCCATTGAGATCGAGCAGCTTCGCAAAAGCTACAACGACGTGGCGGCAGGGGATGTCCATTATATTATCAAAGACGTGAACCTGGTCATTCGGGGAGGAGAGTTCTTTGTCCTGCTTGGACCGAGCGGCTGCGGCAAATCGACGCTGCTTAACATGATCGCAGGGTTTGTTTCGAAATCGGGCGGACAGCTGAAGGTCAATGCACGGGAGGTCGTCAAACCGGGCAAAGACCGGGCCATGGTGTTCCAGCAGGCGGATTCCTCGCTGTTCCCATGGTTGACCGTCAGGGAGAACGTGGAATTCGGCCTGCGCATGGCACATGTGCCCAAGGGAGATCGCCGGGCGATATCGGATCGGTTCATTGCGATGGTTGGCTTGAGCGGCCACGAATCCAAATTTCCGAGAGAGCTGTCCGGCGGCATGAAACAGCGCGTGCAGCTTGCCCGGGTGCTGGCAAACGATCCGGCCATCCTGTTGATGGATGAACCGTTCGGCGCGCTCGACGCGATGACGCGCCGGACGATGCAGAAGGAACTGGTCAACATTTGGCGGGAGACGAACAAGACGGTTATTTTCGTCACCCATGACATTCAGGAAGCGCTGCTGCTCGGCGATCGGATCGGCATTATGTCTGTGGGGCCATCCTCCAACATTACGGATATCTATGACGTGAATTTGCCTTATCCGCGCAATATCGCCTCCGAGGAATTCGGGGCGCTCTATGAGCGGATCGGCAGCCATTTTGGGGAATAG
- a CDS encoding ABC transporter substrate-binding protein, with product MRSRKKWLSGLMMLALSTVVVLSGCTGGESGQNKPAPAEGSDPPTETAVQDTMIMGRGGDSVSLDPSIVTDGESLKIGHQVFDSLLDYTEGGTEVVPGLAESWEISEDGLKYTFKLKSGVKFHDGTDFNAEAVVFNFNRWGDPNSEFKFEGDSFDYYDSMFGPPEGRVIKEVKAIDETTVEFTLNQPQAPFLQNIAMTPFGIASPTAVQEKKENFKNEPVGTGPFVFVEWKRNDSITLDKNPNYWKEGLPKLNKVIVRSIPDNTARFNALQNGEIDVMEDLNPDDLSILESNAELQKIERPPFNVAYLGFNFKKKPFDNVLVRQALNHAVNKQALIDAFFAGQAQPAVNPMPPTLWGYNDAIEDYPYDLEKAKALLAEAGYPDGLPNPITFYAMPVSRPYMPDGRKVAEAIQADFEKIGVTANIESPEWATYLDDAKAGEKDDIYMLGWTGDNGDPDNFLYTLLDKDAIPGNNRSFYVNEDLHKLLTDAQKETDQEKRAELYKQAQVVIKEDAPWIPLVHTTPILAGKANLKGFTPSPLGSESYANAYFE from the coding sequence ATGAGGAGCAGAAAAAAATGGTTATCCGGCTTGATGATGCTGGCGTTAAGTACGGTGGTCGTTTTGTCGGGATGTACCGGGGGAGAGAGCGGACAGAACAAGCCTGCACCTGCGGAAGGCAGCGACCCGCCGACGGAAACGGCTGTCCAGGATACGATGATTATGGGACGCGGCGGAGATTCCGTGTCGCTGGACCCGTCGATCGTGACGGATGGGGAATCGCTGAAGATCGGGCACCAGGTGTTCGATTCATTGCTCGATTACACGGAGGGCGGCACGGAAGTCGTTCCGGGGTTGGCGGAGAGCTGGGAAATTTCCGAGGATGGTTTGAAGTATACGTTCAAGCTGAAGTCTGGCGTGAAGTTCCATGACGGCACCGATTTTAATGCCGAAGCGGTTGTGTTCAACTTCAATCGTTGGGGCGATCCGAACAGCGAGTTCAAATTCGAGGGCGATTCCTTCGACTACTACGATTCGATGTTCGGCCCGCCGGAAGGAAGGGTGATCAAGGAAGTGAAGGCAATCGACGAAACGACGGTCGAATTCACTTTGAACCAGCCGCAGGCGCCATTCCTGCAAAATATCGCGATGACGCCGTTTGGCATTGCCAGTCCAACTGCGGTGCAGGAGAAAAAGGAAAACTTCAAGAACGAGCCGGTGGGCACGGGACCGTTCGTCTTTGTGGAGTGGAAGCGGAACGATTCCATCACTTTGGACAAAAATCCAAACTACTGGAAAGAAGGCCTGCCGAAGCTGAACAAGGTGATCGTGCGTTCCATCCCGGACAACACGGCCCGATTCAACGCCTTGCAGAACGGCGAGATCGACGTCATGGAAGACCTGAACCCGGACGATCTGTCGATTCTGGAATCCAACGCCGAGCTGCAAAAAATCGAACGTCCGCCATTCAACGTGGCCTATCTCGGCTTTAATTTCAAGAAAAAACCGTTCGATAACGTGCTGGTACGCCAAGCGCTCAACCATGCGGTGAACAAGCAGGCCCTCATCGATGCCTTCTTTGCCGGACAGGCGCAGCCTGCCGTGAACCCGATGCCGCCGACGCTGTGGGGATATAACGACGCCATAGAGGATTATCCGTACGACCTGGAAAAAGCGAAAGCGTTGCTGGCGGAAGCGGGCTATCCGGACGGTTTGCCTAATCCGATCACGTTCTATGCGATGCCGGTATCCCGGCCGTACATGCCGGATGGGCGCAAGGTGGCCGAAGCGATCCAGGCGGATTTCGAAAAAATCGGCGTGACCGCCAACATCGAATCCCCGGAATGGGCGACGTATCTGGATGATGCGAAGGCTGGCGAGAAGGACGACATTTACATGCTCGGCTGGACGGGCGACAATGGTGACCCGGACAACTTCCTGTACACCTTGCTGGACAAGGATGCGATCCCCGGCAACAACCGCAGTTTTTACGTGAACGAGGATTTGCACAAGCTGCTGACCGACGCTCAGAAAGAGACGGACCAAGAGAAACGGGCCGAGCTTTACAAACAGGCGCAGGTCGTCATTAAAGAAGACGCGCCGTGGATTCCGCTAGTGCACACGACGCCGATTCTCGCAGGCAAAGCTAACCTGAAGGGCTTTACGCCTTCGCCGCTGGGCAGCGAATCCTATGCCAATGCCTACTTTGAATAA
- the nikC gene encoding nickel transporter permease — MAKLSTNTGHAFEAANVPKSGPWRDAWRTFRRNRLALAGLVIITVFIVLAFLAPVIAPYDYKEQVLADRLQSPSAGHWFGTDDLGRDIFSRVLYGARISLWVGFFSVIGSIVAGALLGLIAGFYGKWADMIISRLFDILLAFPGILLAIAIVAILGPSLQNALLAIAIVNVPTYGRLVRSRVLSLRQEEFITSARTLGAGNSRILFRHILPNSLTPLIVQGTLGIGTAIIEAAALGFLGMGAQPPDPEWGKMLSDSRQFIQKAPWTLIFPGLSIMLTVLGFNLLGDGLRDTLDPKMVK; from the coding sequence ATGGCCAAATTATCGACGAATACCGGGCATGCATTTGAGGCGGCAAACGTGCCGAAATCCGGTCCATGGCGGGATGCCTGGCGAACGTTTCGCCGAAATCGGCTTGCGCTGGCGGGACTGGTCATTATTACGGTTTTTATTGTGCTGGCATTTCTGGCCCCGGTGATCGCGCCCTACGATTATAAGGAACAGGTGCTGGCAGACCGGTTGCAGTCGCCTTCGGCCGGGCATTGGTTCGGGACGGACGATCTCGGGCGCGACATCTTTTCGCGGGTGCTGTATGGAGCGCGCATATCGCTGTGGGTCGGATTTTTCTCGGTCATCGGTTCGATCGTTGCGGGGGCGCTGCTGGGATTAATCGCGGGATTTTACGGCAAATGGGCCGACATGATCATCTCGCGCCTGTTCGATATTTTGCTGGCTTTTCCGGGCATTCTGCTGGCGATTGCCATCGTGGCCATTCTCGGACCTTCCTTGCAAAACGCTTTGCTTGCCATCGCCATCGTCAATGTGCCGACATATGGGCGATTGGTGCGCTCCCGTGTCCTCAGCCTGCGGCAGGAGGAGTTTATCACGTCCGCGCGAACGCTAGGGGCCGGCAATAGCCGGATTTTGTTCCGGCATATCCTGCCGAACAGCCTGACGCCCCTGATCGTGCAGGGCACGCTGGGCATCGGCACGGCCATTATCGAAGCCGCCGCGCTCGGCTTCCTGGGCATGGGCGCCCAGCCGCCCGACCCCGAGTGGGGCAAAATGCTGTCCGACTCGCGCCAGTTCATCCAAAAGGCGCCGTGGACGCTCATTTTTCCCGGCTTGTCCATCATGCTGACGGTGCTGGGCTTCAATCTATTGGGAGACGGCCTGCGCGACACGCTCGATCCCAAAATGGTGAAGTAG
- a CDS encoding ABC transporter substrate-binding protein: MKKTFIHTSMLLLVTAMLVLSGCAPGEKAEAQTGGAETGGAKVKIRIADTASNPTFRVGIAKGFFAEQGIDAESITFGTPAEGVNALFINQVDIAYGADFPVLNAISKGDYSIIASAGQATDQAAAAWKLYVNNDIQSAADLKGKKLSFLRGTFIPYLWDEYLKDNGVAVQDATQVGQGSFDEAYIALKQGDLDASWVIGSALTDKFDALDNVHQLTDMSQTSVRLGMGLVASDAFIESNPEAISGFLKALSQASEYAQAHPDEVADLLYKETKQPKEATLKDLPINPWEVGFTQAAYDSLAGQKQYMVDNGIIQQDFDLGSKLNLEPLRRALPDQVTYGK; the protein is encoded by the coding sequence GTGAAAAAAACATTCATTCATACATCCATGCTGCTCCTTGTAACGGCAATGCTGGTGCTGTCCGGTTGCGCTCCGGGAGAAAAGGCTGAAGCCCAAACAGGCGGTGCTGAAACAGGCGGGGCCAAGGTGAAAATCCGGATTGCCGATACGGCAAGCAACCCGACGTTTCGCGTCGGTATCGCCAAAGGATTCTTTGCAGAGCAAGGCATTGACGCTGAGAGCATTACGTTCGGCACACCTGCTGAAGGTGTCAACGCCTTGTTCATCAACCAGGTCGATATTGCATACGGCGCGGACTTTCCCGTATTAAACGCCATATCCAAGGGCGACTACTCCATCATCGCCTCGGCCGGGCAGGCAACGGATCAGGCGGCCGCGGCCTGGAAGCTGTACGTGAACAACGACATCCAATCTGCCGCCGATCTGAAAGGCAAGAAGCTGAGTTTTCTGCGGGGCACGTTCATTCCGTATCTATGGGATGAATATTTGAAGGATAACGGCGTGGCGGTTCAGGACGCCACGCAGGTGGGGCAGGGCTCTTTTGACGAAGCATACATTGCGTTGAAGCAAGGCGATTTGGATGCGTCTTGGGTCATCGGTTCGGCGCTGACCGACAAATTCGATGCACTGGACAACGTGCACCAACTGACGGATATGTCGCAAACGTCGGTGCGGCTGGGCATGGGGCTTGTGGCGAGCGATGCATTCATCGAATCGAACCCTGAAGCGATTAGCGGTTTCCTGAAGGCGCTCAGCCAAGCTTCGGAATATGCGCAGGCCCATCCGGATGAAGTGGCCGATTTGCTGTACAAGGAAACCAAGCAGCCGAAGGAAGCAACGCTGAAAGATCTGCCGATCAATCCGTGGGAGGTCGGTTTCACGCAAGCGGCCTATGACAGCCTGGCTGGCCAGAAGCAATACATGGTCGATAACGGCATCATTCAACAGGATTTCGATCTCGGAAGCAAATTGAATCTGGAACCGCTGCGCAGGGCGCTGCCGGACCAGGTCACTTACGGAAAATAG
- a CDS encoding ABC transporter permease, which produces MSSYIVKRVLVLLPVLLGMSIIVFSIIHAIPGDPAETILGQKATEQSKQALREQLGLDKPWLQQYFAYLGDLLQGDLGTSIRTKVPIAQEIMPYLTATLELTMASMLFAVIIGVNAGIISAWKHNSWFDYCCMVIALVGVSMPIFWLGLMEQWLFANQLQWLPSIGRMNPRDPVDAVTGLYVLDTMIAGRWDQLWTVTKHLILPSIALGTIPMAVIARMTRSSMLEVMSSDYIRTAKAKGLGPFFVVYGHALKNAFIPVLTVIGIQTGSLLGGAVLTETIFAWPGVGRYIYEAISSRDYPVIQSGILIIAFFFVVINLIVDLLYAVFDPRINYK; this is translated from the coding sequence TTGAGCAGTTACATCGTCAAACGTGTACTTGTACTGCTGCCCGTGCTGCTCGGCATGAGCATCATCGTGTTTTCCATAATCCATGCGATCCCCGGCGATCCGGCCGAAACCATCCTGGGGCAAAAAGCGACCGAACAGTCCAAACAGGCGCTCCGCGAGCAGCTTGGACTGGACAAGCCCTGGCTTCAACAGTATTTCGCCTATCTTGGCGACCTGTTACAAGGCGACCTCGGCACATCCATCCGCACCAAGGTACCCATTGCCCAGGAAATTATGCCATATCTGACGGCCACGCTGGAGCTGACGATGGCAAGCATGCTGTTTGCAGTTATCATTGGGGTCAACGCCGGGATTATCAGCGCATGGAAGCACAATTCCTGGTTTGATTACTGCTGCATGGTCATTGCTTTGGTCGGGGTTTCGATGCCGATCTTTTGGCTGGGATTGATGGAACAATGGCTGTTCGCCAACCAATTGCAATGGCTGCCTTCCATCGGCCGTATGAACCCGCGCGATCCGGTGGATGCGGTGACAGGCCTGTACGTGCTCGATACGATGATCGCCGGGCGCTGGGACCAGCTGTGGACGGTCACCAAACATTTGATTCTGCCAAGCATCGCGCTGGGTACGATTCCGATGGCGGTCATCGCGCGTATGACGCGCTCCAGCATGCTGGAGGTGATGAGCTCGGATTATATCCGGACGGCCAAAGCCAAAGGGCTCGGTCCTTTTTTCGTCGTATACGGGCATGCGCTCAAAAATGCGTTCATTCCGGTGCTGACGGTTATCGGCATTCAGACGGGCTCGCTTCTGGGCGGCGCGGTGCTGACGGAAACGATCTTTGCCTGGCCGGGCGTCGGCCGTTATATATATGAAGCAATCAGTTCAAGGGACTATCCGGTCATTCAGAGCGGCATCTTGATCATTGCGTTCTTTTTTGTCGTCATCAACCTGATCGTGGATCTGCTGTACGCCGTCTTCGATCCGCGCATCAACTACAAATGA
- a CDS encoding XkdX family protein encodes MFNSDFERLQYYYEKKWAKEQQLKQYVSFGVISSDQYEQITGKKYEI; translated from the coding sequence ATGTTTAATTCTGATTTCGAAAGACTCCAATATTACTATGAGAAAAAGTGGGCAAAAGAACAACAACTCAAGCAGTATGTTTCCTTTGGCGTTATTTCGAGTGACCAATATGAGCAGATTACAGGAAAAAAGTACGAGATATGA
- a CDS encoding MarR family transcriptional regulator, producing the protein MEKETWEQLTRADDLFRKMVRRFVKERDRVSVEGVTLPAMLILQKIIRDGEQRLGDLAEQMDFTSGAITALSDKLEAAGYTVRRRKEDDRRTVLLDITAKGREMVARNNNIGDRCITLLFQGFTAEELEQQSRFYERIFANLEGFSETLLGLAEQNAAVPVPVDQEQKQKPSRSNDQNYLSY; encoded by the coding sequence ATGGAAAAAGAGACTTGGGAACAGCTGACGCGGGCGGATGACCTGTTCCGCAAAATGGTGCGCAGATTCGTGAAGGAACGGGACCGCGTCAGCGTGGAGGGCGTGACATTGCCTGCCATGCTGATCCTGCAAAAGATCATTCGCGACGGTGAGCAGCGGCTTGGCGATCTGGCCGAACAGATGGATTTCACCTCTGGCGCGATCACTGCGCTCAGCGACAAACTGGAAGCGGCCGGGTATACGGTGCGCCGCCGCAAGGAGGACGACCGCCGTACGGTACTGCTGGACATCACCGCCAAAGGGCGGGAGATGGTGGCGCGCAACAACAACATCGGTGACCGATGTATCACGCTTCTGTTTCAAGGATTCACGGCAGAGGAGCTGGAGCAGCAGAGCCGTTTCTACGAACGGATTTTTGCCAATCTGGAGGGGTTCTCCGAAACGCTGCTGGGGCTGGCCGAACAGAATGCGGCAGTTCCGGTGCCTGTGGATCAGGAACAGAAGCAGAAACCGTCACGAAGCAATGACCAAAATTATTTGAGTTATTAA